The proteins below are encoded in one region of Levilactobacillus namurensis:
- the leuS gene encoding leucine--tRNA ligase, whose amino-acid sequence MAYKHEIIERKWQHYWRVNKTFEASDSTSKPKYYVLDMFPYPSGQGLHVGHPEGYTATDIMARYKRMRGFNVLHPMGWDAFGLPAEQYALKTGHNPKDFTAHNIKNFKRQIRSLGFSYDWSREINTTDESYYKWTQWIFEQLYKKGLAYEDKIMVNWAPDFMGGVVVANEEVVDGKTERGGYPVYRVPMRQWVLKITAYADRLIDDLDDLDWPESIKEQQRNWIGRSEGASIFFPVAGQADQKIEVYSTRPDTLFGATYMVLAPEHPLVDKITTPDQAAAVKAYKESIEHKSDLERTDLNKDKSGVFTGAYGINPMSGKKLPIWIGDYVLASYGTGAIMAVPAHDDRDHDFAQKFELPIIQVIAPEDGDVDVQDAAYTGDGQHVNSDFMDGMNKADAMKAAINWLEDHNAGHKQVNFRLRDWIFSRQRYWGEPIPVIHWEDGETTLVPEDELPLRLPAAKQLEPSGTGESPLANLDDWVNVVDKNGRKGKRETNTMPQWAGSSWYFLRYVDPHNDKMIADPEKLKYWMPVDLYIGGAEHAVLHLLYARFWHKFLYDLGVVPTKEPFQKLVNQGMILGTNHEKMSKSKGNVINPDEIVEKQGADTLRLYEMFMGPLEASKPWSTEGINGSRRWLDRVWRLLIDDNNHLRDRVTMINDGTLDKSYNQTVKTVTDDIENMRFNVAISQLMVFVNDAYKADSLPLIYMEGFVKMLSPIAPHIAEELWSLMGHEETIAYAKWPTYDPKQLVEDVIEMVVQVNGKVRAHLKVAKDADKDAIEKVALADETVKAHTDGKTIRKVIVVPGKLVNIVAN is encoded by the coding sequence ATGGCATACAAACATGAAATAATTGAACGCAAGTGGCAACATTACTGGCGGGTCAATAAGACTTTTGAAGCATCTGATAGCACGTCTAAGCCCAAGTACTATGTCTTAGACATGTTCCCTTACCCCTCTGGCCAAGGCTTACACGTCGGCCATCCAGAAGGCTATACGGCAACGGATATCATGGCACGGTACAAGCGGATGCGAGGATTCAACGTCTTACACCCCATGGGGTGGGATGCCTTTGGCTTACCGGCTGAACAATATGCTCTGAAGACGGGGCACAACCCTAAGGACTTCACAGCCCATAACATTAAAAACTTTAAGCGTCAGATTCGGTCGTTAGGCTTCTCCTATGACTGGAGCCGTGAGATCAACACCACGGACGAATCGTACTACAAATGGACGCAATGGATCTTTGAACAGCTCTACAAGAAGGGCTTGGCTTACGAAGATAAGATCATGGTCAACTGGGCGCCCGACTTTATGGGTGGGGTCGTTGTGGCCAACGAAGAAGTGGTCGATGGGAAGACGGAACGGGGCGGTTACCCCGTCTACCGGGTTCCAATGCGCCAATGGGTCCTGAAGATCACGGCCTATGCGGACCGCTTGATCGATGATCTGGACGATTTGGATTGGCCAGAAAGCATCAAGGAACAACAACGGAACTGGATTGGCCGGTCAGAAGGGGCCAGCATCTTCTTCCCAGTCGCTGGGCAAGCGGACCAGAAAATCGAAGTCTACTCGACGCGACCAGATACGTTATTCGGCGCGACCTACATGGTCTTAGCACCGGAACATCCGTTAGTCGATAAGATTACGACGCCGGACCAAGCGGCTGCCGTTAAGGCCTACAAGGAATCGATTGAACATAAGTCGGATCTGGAACGGACTGACCTGAACAAGGATAAGTCAGGGGTCTTCACCGGTGCTTACGGGATTAACCCTATGTCGGGGAAGAAGTTACCTATCTGGATCGGTGACTATGTCCTGGCTTCTTATGGGACGGGGGCCATTATGGCGGTGCCGGCACACGATGACCGGGACCACGATTTTGCCCAGAAGTTTGAGTTACCAATTATCCAAGTCATTGCACCAGAAGACGGTGACGTGGACGTCCAAGATGCCGCTTACACGGGCGATGGTCAGCATGTGAACTCCGACTTCATGGATGGCATGAACAAGGCCGACGCCATGAAGGCGGCCATCAATTGGTTGGAAGACCACAACGCAGGCCACAAGCAAGTCAACTTCCGGTTACGGGATTGGATCTTCTCACGGCAACGCTACTGGGGTGAACCGATTCCCGTTATCCACTGGGAAGACGGCGAGACGACGCTGGTTCCCGAAGACGAGTTGCCATTACGGTTACCAGCGGCTAAGCAACTTGAGCCGTCTGGAACGGGTGAAAGCCCATTGGCAAACTTGGACGACTGGGTCAACGTGGTCGATAAGAATGGCCGTAAAGGTAAGCGGGAAACCAACACCATGCCACAATGGGCAGGGAGTTCTTGGTACTTCTTGCGGTACGTCGATCCGCACAACGATAAGATGATTGCGGATCCAGAGAAGCTGAAGTACTGGATGCCTGTTGATCTGTACATCGGTGGAGCGGAACACGCGGTACTGCACTTGCTGTATGCACGGTTCTGGCATAAGTTCCTGTACGACTTAGGGGTTGTGCCGACTAAGGAACCATTCCAGAAGTTAGTCAACCAAGGGATGATCTTAGGAACCAACCACGAAAAGATGTCTAAGTCTAAGGGGAACGTTATCAACCCTGATGAAATCGTCGAGAAGCAAGGGGCCGATACGCTGCGGTTGTACGAAATGTTCATGGGACCACTGGAAGCTTCCAAGCCATGGAGCACGGAAGGCATCAATGGCTCTCGGCGTTGGTTAGATCGGGTTTGGCGGTTATTGATCGATGATAACAACCACCTGCGCGACCGGGTCACGATGATCAACGACGGAACGCTGGACAAGAGTTACAACCAGACGGTCAAGACGGTCACGGATGACATCGAGAACATGCGCTTTAACGTCGCTATCTCGCAATTGATGGTCTTCGTCAATGACGCATACAAGGCGGACAGCCTACCGTTGATTTACATGGAAGGCTTCGTCAAGATGTTGTCACCAATCGCGCCGCACATCGCGGAAGAACTCTGGTCCTTGATGGGGCATGAGGAAACGATTGCTTACGCTAAGTGGCCAACTTATGATCCGAAGCAGTTAGTGGAAGACGTTATCGAAATGGTCGTTCAAGTCAATGGTAAGGTCCGGGCACACTTGAAGGTGGCCAAGGATGCTGATAAAGACGCCATTGAAAAGGTTGCGTTGGCGGACGAAACCGTCAAGGCGCACACCGATGGCAAGACGATTCGTAAAGTGATTGTTGTTCCAGGAAAACTAGTCAACATTGTGGCCAACTAA
- a CDS encoding flavodoxin family protein, producing MRYLAILGSHERKGITAGYLTAVLQALPEEATVETVFLRDYDIYPDTKEQSCPALDELEAKMAASDFWILCAPTYWGGLSGVMKQFFDCMRFRLVRMNSVGDTLPGKYQNKHYLSMTTCFISSTDNFFTGITDQTFVTFDRVMTGAGLIKVGEFVGTGTWGTQAPRPEKLRECTRWGHKIADRPRKDDNTLKRYILLFIMIAAMALVTMGLQAWWLGVFAPGKFWITYLSFVVIFYVLLAALLHFFTFVRHRRR from the coding sequence ATGCGCTACTTAGCAATTTTAGGGAGTCACGAACGGAAAGGCATCACTGCTGGGTATCTAACAGCCGTCCTTCAGGCACTGCCGGAAGAGGCTACCGTGGAAACCGTGTTCTTACGCGACTACGACATCTATCCAGACACTAAGGAGCAATCTTGTCCGGCATTGGACGAACTGGAGGCCAAGATGGCGGCCAGTGATTTCTGGATCCTGTGTGCCCCGACCTATTGGGGCGGACTCTCTGGGGTGATGAAACAGTTCTTCGACTGCATGCGATTCCGGTTAGTTCGGATGAATTCTGTAGGCGACACCCTACCCGGTAAGTATCAGAACAAGCATTATCTTAGTATGACGACCTGCTTCATTAGTTCAACTGACAACTTCTTTACAGGTATCACGGATCAGACCTTCGTCACGTTCGACCGGGTCATGACCGGCGCCGGGTTGATTAAAGTCGGTGAGTTTGTCGGTACCGGGACCTGGGGCACCCAAGCCCCGCGACCCGAAAAGTTGCGAGAATGTACCCGGTGGGGGCATAAAATCGCCGACCGGCCACGAAAGGATGATAACACTTTGAAACGCTACATATTACTCTTCATCATGATTGCGGCCATGGCACTAGTAACCATGGGGCTTCAAGCTTGGTGGCTGGGTGTCTTTGCACCGGGTAAGTTCTGGATCACCTACCTTAGCTTCGTTGTGATTTTCTACGTCCTGCTGGCAGCGCTCCTGCACTTCTTTACGTTCGTTCGGCATCGCCGCCGTTAA
- a CDS encoding polysaccharide biosynthesis protein: MSARSDQTESQSVNAQEQMVAGSAWMTAGSIFSRILGAVYIIPWSIWFGSFFLQGNALYGKGYNIYSFFLIAAIAGVPSAIAKQVAHYNALNEYGISVRLYQRGLVIAVGTGVAIAALMYFGAGLFTGGDDNLIPVLHSLAWAILIIPTMSLTRGYFQGFQQMAPSAISQFVEQLARVAYMLITAFLIMKVLKGDWVTAVAQSTLAAAVGALCGLLILGVYYWRRRGHFQALVRHSNNALVVPANQLYREIVAQAVPFIVLGAGITIFQLIDQYTFAPIMHLAGNYSDTYLNDLFALFGVNANKIIMITISLASALAITVVPLLSEAYTWGNKREISGQLTNAFLMFEFVMIPSALGMSAVARPLNIVFYGHAQEALGASILAFSSYLSIILGLYTVVSALMQGISQNRRAVKYFLVGTVVKFVVQWPLVYVFGAFGPLMATGVGFLVTCYLIIHSLNVQFGIYYVTIAKQSNGILLSAIVTFVIARLVVWGGAALLGDGRMTSFVITAVAAVLGGGFYVYTMLHSRLADTIMGPRMAGLRRRLHIR, translated from the coding sequence ATGTCGGCAAGATCTGATCAAACGGAAAGCCAATCCGTGAACGCTCAGGAACAAATGGTAGCTGGGTCAGCCTGGATGACGGCGGGAAGTATCTTCTCGCGAATCTTAGGCGCCGTCTACATTATCCCCTGGAGTATCTGGTTCGGTTCCTTCTTCTTACAGGGGAATGCGCTGTATGGGAAGGGCTACAACATCTACAGCTTCTTTCTCATTGCGGCGATTGCGGGGGTCCCTTCGGCAATTGCCAAGCAGGTGGCCCATTATAATGCTTTGAACGAATACGGCATTAGTGTACGTTTATATCAACGGGGGCTGGTGATTGCGGTAGGTACTGGGGTCGCCATTGCGGCGCTAATGTACTTCGGCGCTGGTTTGTTTACCGGAGGAGATGACAATCTGATTCCGGTACTGCATTCGTTAGCCTGGGCCATTTTGATTATTCCCACAATGAGTCTCACCCGGGGATACTTCCAAGGCTTTCAGCAGATGGCGCCGTCCGCAATTTCTCAATTTGTGGAACAGCTAGCCCGGGTCGCGTACATGTTGATCACGGCGTTTCTGATCATGAAGGTCCTCAAGGGGGATTGGGTGACGGCGGTTGCTCAGTCGACCTTAGCGGCGGCGGTCGGTGCGCTATGTGGGCTCTTGATTCTCGGCGTCTACTACTGGCGACGTCGGGGCCACTTTCAGGCGCTGGTTCGTCATAGTAACAACGCCTTGGTCGTACCCGCTAACCAACTATACCGAGAAATTGTGGCACAGGCCGTTCCCTTTATTGTTTTGGGGGCCGGTATTACCATCTTCCAACTGATCGACCAATACACCTTTGCCCCAATCATGCACTTAGCGGGTAATTATTCCGATACGTACCTGAATGATTTATTCGCGTTATTCGGGGTTAACGCCAATAAGATTATTATGATTACGATTTCGTTGGCCTCAGCACTGGCGATTACGGTGGTGCCCCTGTTGTCGGAAGCCTACACTTGGGGCAACAAGCGAGAAATATCCGGTCAGTTGACCAATGCCTTTTTGATGTTTGAATTTGTGATGATTCCCAGTGCATTGGGGATGTCGGCCGTAGCGCGGCCTTTGAACATCGTTTTCTACGGGCACGCCCAAGAAGCACTAGGCGCGTCGATTCTGGCATTTTCATCCTACCTGTCGATTATCTTAGGGCTCTATACGGTTGTCTCAGCACTGATGCAGGGAATTTCGCAGAACCGGCGGGCCGTGAAGTACTTCTTAGTTGGGACGGTCGTTAAGTTCGTGGTGCAGTGGCCGTTAGTGTACGTCTTTGGTGCGTTTGGACCGCTCATGGCGACGGGGGTCGGGTTCTTAGTGACTTGTTACCTGATTATCCATTCGCTCAACGTTCAATTCGGCATCTATTACGTGACGATTGCGAAGCAGAGTAACGGCATCCTATTGTCCGCTATTGTGACCTTCGTGATTGCCCGGTTGGTGGTCTGGGGTGGTGCAGCCCTGTTAGGGGATGGCCGAATGACCAGCTTCGTGATCACGGCTGTAGCTGCGGTCTTAGGTGGCGGCTTCTACGTCTACACCATGTTGCACAGTCGGCTGGCCGACACCATCATGGGACCACGGATGGCCGGTTTACGACGACGTTTGCATATTCGTTAG
- a CDS encoding 16S rRNA pseudouridylate synthase produces the protein MNLEHYLTTHHQGTPRQIFRLLRQGRVTVNETVADSGRQSVTADDEVAVDGLAVTGRQPQYLMLNKPVGVVNDLRATVAHSVGSLLNVLDQERSLQVLADLPKEVAGLVLLSDDAHFLADVQAAHWPSALEVRVTGTALQDTDLKTLAACQQAQLVTHDLQRYQVVTVQTHQVAVATTALLGLAHVSGAVVRTAIGPLQLPVDLSTGTYRGLFEPEIDAVMVPTGDTVL, from the coding sequence GTGAATTTGGAACACTATTTAACAACACACCATCAGGGAACGCCCCGACAGATCTTTCGGTTATTGCGGCAGGGACGAGTGACGGTCAACGAAACGGTCGCTGATAGTGGACGCCAGAGTGTGACGGCGGATGATGAGGTCGCCGTAGACGGGTTAGCCGTCACGGGTCGACAGCCGCAATATTTGATGCTGAATAAACCGGTAGGGGTCGTTAACGACCTGCGGGCTACGGTGGCCCATAGTGTCGGCAGTCTTTTGAACGTGTTAGACCAGGAGCGGTCCTTACAGGTCTTGGCGGACCTACCCAAGGAGGTCGCTGGTTTGGTCCTCCTAAGTGACGATGCCCACTTTTTGGCAGACGTTCAGGCTGCTCACTGGCCGAGTGCGTTAGAGGTGCGGGTTACCGGGACGGCGCTACAAGACACGGATCTGAAGACGCTGGCAGCTTGTCAGCAAGCACAACTGGTAACGCACGACTTACAGCGTTATCAGGTCGTCACGGTTCAGACCCACCAGGTGGCGGTCGCCACGACAGCGTTGTTGGGCTTAGCGCACGTGAGCGGTGCCGTGGTGCGGACGGCCATCGGGCCCTTACAGTTACCGGTGGACCTATCTACGGGCACGTATCGGGGACTATTTGAACCCGAGATTGATGCCGTCATGGTTCCCACAGGCGATACGGTACTTTAA
- a CDS encoding NAD(P)H-hydrate dehydratase, with protein sequence METLTAAILPQTIRQRPANSHKGTYGRVTLVGGNRNFGGAILMASAAAVYAGAGLVTTITDASNQSSLHARLPEAMFADMRQTTQLTDLVAGADVVVIGPGLGTDDAALATLQQVFQTVTAQQTLVIDGSAITLVAQHHLALPAVPLVLTPHQMEWQRLSGIAIADQTPERNREAANQLNATVVVKSHRTQIYTPTGSFQNPLGTPAQATGGMGDTLAGMVGGFLAQFANHQDAVLAAVYTHSAIAEALAASQYVVLPHQIIDALPQYMHDHQAH encoded by the coding sequence ATGGAAACACTCACAGCCGCCATCCTACCGCAAACGATTCGTCAACGGCCAGCTAACAGTCACAAAGGGACGTATGGTCGCGTGACCCTAGTCGGTGGTAACCGTAACTTTGGCGGAGCCATTCTAATGGCCAGCGCTGCGGCCGTTTATGCCGGCGCCGGGTTGGTCACCACCATCACCGATGCCAGTAACCAAAGCAGCCTGCACGCCCGACTTCCAGAAGCCATGTTTGCCGATATGCGTCAAACCACTCAACTGACTGACTTGGTTGCCGGCGCCGACGTGGTGGTCATCGGTCCCGGATTAGGCACCGATGACGCCGCGTTAGCGACGCTACAACAAGTCTTCCAGACAGTCACGGCGCAACAGACCTTGGTCATCGATGGGTCCGCCATTACATTGGTCGCCCAACATCACCTGGCCCTACCAGCCGTTCCCCTGGTCTTGACACCTCACCAGATGGAATGGCAACGCTTAAGCGGCATCGCCATTGCTGATCAGACCCCCGAGCGTAACCGGGAAGCCGCCAATCAACTTAACGCGACTGTCGTGGTCAAGTCACATCGCACCCAAATTTATACGCCAACTGGTAGCTTTCAAAATCCCTTGGGCACTCCCGCCCAAGCGACCGGAGGGATGGGTGACACACTAGCGGGCATGGTCGGTGGCTTCCTTGCCCAATTCGCCAATCACCAAGACGCCGTTTTGGCGGCCGTCTACACTCATAGTGCCATTGCTGAAGCGTTGGCCGCGAGCCAGTATGTGGTGTTGCCCCACCAGATTATTGACGCATTGCCCCAGTACATGCACGACCATCAAGCACACTAA
- the pepV gene encoding dipeptidase PepV, translated as MVLDWQKLAQQYRDDYVADLKTLVSIDSSRDDSQATADFPLGPGPAKALAAFLAIAKRDGFTVKNLDNLAGYVEYGSGDETLAILGHADVMPAGKGWQTDPFTLTAKDGNLYGRGTSDDKGPALAAYYGLRMLKDQGIVPKMKVRFIIGTDEESDWTGMNHYLDLEPAPTLGFSPDAEFPLINGEKGNVTFETHFKGRNDGDYKLDEFDSGLRMNMVPRDAEADVTVPDAAKLAADFDAFLAQAPVTGEVTVDGQRLHLHVVGKAAHGMEPKNGINAGTYLATFLAPYAFGGDAHHFLNLLADQLHDDSRAHKLGLAYTDKVMGDLTMNVGIMTFKAGEAGLINTNFRYPTGTGAATILAGLKQATATMDVTVEQGREMVPHYVDPSDPIVATLMDVYRQQTGDTTAQPEVVGGGTYGRLMKRGVAFGALFPGTQDTMHKADEFQPEADLLKAMAIYGQAIYELTK; from the coding sequence ATGGTACTTGATTGGCAAAAACTGGCACAACAATACCGCGACGACTACGTGGCGGATCTAAAAACACTGGTGAGCATCGATAGCTCACGGGATGATTCACAGGCAACGGCGGACTTTCCACTGGGACCAGGACCAGCCAAAGCCTTAGCGGCGTTCTTGGCCATCGCCAAACGCGATGGTTTCACCGTTAAGAATCTGGATAATCTGGCGGGGTACGTGGAATACGGGTCCGGCGATGAAACCCTAGCCATTTTGGGGCACGCGGACGTTATGCCGGCTGGCAAGGGCTGGCAGACGGATCCATTCACGTTGACGGCTAAGGATGGCAACCTGTACGGTCGGGGGACTTCCGATGATAAAGGCCCCGCTTTAGCAGCCTACTACGGATTGCGGATGTTAAAGGATCAAGGAATCGTTCCCAAGATGAAGGTGCGGTTCATTATCGGAACGGATGAAGAGAGTGACTGGACGGGGATGAACCATTACTTGGATCTGGAACCGGCGCCCACTTTAGGCTTCTCTCCGGATGCCGAATTTCCGTTAATTAACGGGGAAAAAGGCAACGTAACGTTCGAGACGCACTTTAAGGGACGTAACGATGGGGATTATAAGCTAGATGAATTTGATTCAGGGTTACGAATGAACATGGTTCCCCGCGATGCTGAAGCCGATGTGACGGTTCCGGATGCCGCTAAGTTAGCCGCGGACTTCGATGCCTTTTTGGCGCAAGCTCCCGTTACGGGTGAGGTAACGGTTGATGGCCAACGCCTGCACCTACACGTGGTAGGGAAGGCCGCTCATGGAATGGAACCGAAGAACGGTATCAACGCCGGAACTTATCTGGCCACGTTCTTGGCGCCTTATGCGTTCGGTGGTGATGCGCACCACTTCTTGAATCTGCTGGCAGATCAATTGCATGACGATTCTCGAGCACATAAATTAGGGTTAGCATACACGGATAAGGTCATGGGTGACCTGACCATGAACGTTGGTATCATGACGTTTAAGGCGGGTGAAGCGGGCCTCATCAACACGAACTTCCGTTACCCCACGGGCACAGGTGCTGCGACCATCCTGGCCGGCTTGAAGCAGGCCACGGCAACCATGGACGTAACCGTTGAACAGGGTCGAGAAATGGTGCCCCATTACGTAGATCCGAGTGACCCAATCGTGGCGACATTAATGGACGTTTATCGGCAACAGACCGGCGATACCACGGCCCAACCAGAAGTCGTTGGTGGCGGGACTTACGGTCGGCTGATGAAGCGGGGCGTTGCCTTTGGGGCACTCTTCCCTGGTACCCAAGATACCATGCATAAGGCCGACGAGTTTCAACCGGAAGCCGACTTGCTGAAGGCGATGGCCATCTATGGTCAAGCCATCTACGAGCTGACCAAGTAG
- a CDS encoding universal stress protein: MTQQYQHILVGVDGSRQAKRAIEKAIAVAQRNQAELIIVTVLRGGQYVGLGSNEVGFGYVDQKIMDESRQRFEDLVQRYRQQAQDAGVEQVVTSVYYGNAKTDLARTLPQEFGADLVMLGATGANVVERMVLGSTAGYVISNAVCDVLLVRTDLKNHTKKLRSSVIQ, from the coding sequence ATGACCCAACAATATCAACACATTTTAGTCGGAGTGGACGGCTCGCGCCAAGCCAAGCGGGCGATTGAAAAGGCCATTGCGGTGGCTCAGCGAAATCAGGCTGAACTTATCATTGTGACGGTCTTGCGCGGGGGACAGTACGTTGGACTGGGAAGTAATGAAGTCGGGTTTGGATACGTTGATCAAAAGATCATGGATGAATCGCGGCAACGGTTTGAGGACTTGGTTCAGCGTTACCGGCAACAGGCCCAAGATGCTGGGGTCGAACAGGTCGTGACATCGGTTTATTATGGTAACGCGAAGACGGACCTGGCGAGGACCCTACCGCAAGAATTTGGAGCGGACCTGGTGATGTTAGGTGCAACGGGAGCTAACGTGGTCGAACGAATGGTACTGGGTTCTACAGCGGGTTACGTGATCAGCAACGCAGTCTGTGATGTACTGCTAGTACGGACGGACTTGAAGAATCACACCAAGAAGTTGCGGTCATCCGTTATCCAGTAA
- a CDS encoding PepSY domain-containing protein, which translates to MAARNGQLYQLSLTGVLGGIMGIFITQLFKGAAHLDPDTILDRVKRQFRQESPIEGAWIEHQTVPYQKFAVKTRVYYGGINRYEDDQLVQYQFIADAKTGSVLDIHRL; encoded by the coding sequence ATGGCTGCTAGAAATGGACAACTCTATCAATTAAGTCTTACCGGTGTTCTCGGGGGGATTATGGGCATCTTCATCACCCAATTATTCAAGGGTGCGGCACATTTAGATCCCGATACGATTCTAGACCGGGTCAAGCGCCAGTTCCGCCAAGAGTCCCCCATTGAGGGGGCTTGGATCGAGCATCAAACGGTCCCTTACCAAAAGTTCGCGGTCAAGACCCGGGTCTACTACGGGGGAATTAACCGTTACGAAGACGATCAGTTGGTTCAATACCAATTTATCGCCGATGCTAAGACGGGCAGTGTACTGGACATCCACCGTCTCTAA
- a CDS encoding DUF5776 domain-containing protein, which yields MVAGLPETLTKEQLADDAYMDGLTYPSGMSKEVIRNAFNPLMGDLTLKKGETVAEFTAAINGESDMDIATTVDQMAQAAGFVAWTIKSTQLYLEGRYTRADYVADYPQIKAYIDAAGEREGGEWMPKAYETALTDDKTFNTLMYSTSQDGTNQVATQYGLTNRDLDLTKVDAQGSEQSTRELLESPADWLVSTDPKTGLKTLNLVIMMPVAFAFDDGETATTPTNPIEPAKPVTPDPEPTPDPDPDKPVTPEKPTLPTTPVTPILPEQPEVTTPNQDDEVTAGEAGAAVTPAKKGTAVYATKKIGLYSSRNFSTKTRRQWYAKQSRINRPMFVVTDYATSKTGALRYRVKDVNHQSTTYGKKGYITANATYTAPVYYQTKQKTLTVINPAGVNAYQNKDLTKRTKHYRQGQVLKVKKLVRHHLTTRMQLTNGQYVTANKKLVISGQQTMVKRVQTKKAINRYTTVNLKRINHHYRKGQKLAVRGWDYAVSRDFSRKDVLRYHVDGGYITANRTQVKVIK from the coding sequence ATGGTGGCGGGCTTACCTGAAACACTGACCAAAGAACAATTAGCAGACGATGCGTACATGGACGGTCTTACGTATCCTAGCGGCATGTCCAAAGAGGTTATTCGTAATGCGTTTAACCCGTTAATGGGAGATTTGACGCTAAAAAAGGGAGAAACGGTTGCTGAATTTACGGCAGCTATTAATGGCGAATCCGACATGGATATCGCGACAACGGTCGACCAAATGGCACAAGCGGCAGGGTTTGTCGCTTGGACCATTAAAAGCACACAATTATACCTCGAGGGTCGTTATACCCGAGCGGACTATGTGGCCGATTACCCGCAAATCAAGGCTTACATTGATGCGGCTGGAGAGCGTGAAGGTGGCGAGTGGATGCCTAAGGCTTATGAAACGGCTTTGACTGATGACAAGACCTTTAACACGCTGATGTACTCGACGTCGCAAGACGGGACTAACCAAGTAGCGACACAGTATGGCCTGACCAACCGGGACTTGGACCTGACGAAGGTGGACGCGCAAGGAAGCGAGCAGAGCACGCGAGAACTGTTAGAATCGCCAGCGGATTGGTTGGTTTCGACGGATCCGAAGACGGGACTGAAGACGTTGAATCTGGTGATCATGATGCCAGTTGCCTTCGCTTTTGATGATGGGGAAACGGCGACGACGCCGACCAATCCCATTGAACCGGCTAAACCAGTGACACCAGATCCAGAACCAACGCCGGATCCTGATCCGGATAAACCAGTGACACCGGAGAAGCCTACGCTCCCAACCACACCGGTAACGCCAATTCTTCCCGAACAACCAGAGGTCACCACGCCCAATCAAGATGATGAGGTCACAGCTGGGGAAGCTGGGGCGGCGGTAACGCCGGCTAAGAAGGGGACGGCTGTGTACGCGACGAAGAAGATTGGGCTGTACAGCAGTCGCAACTTCTCTACGAAGACGCGGCGGCAATGGTACGCTAAACAGTCGCGAATCAACCGGCCAATGTTTGTGGTCACGGATTACGCCACTTCTAAGACGGGGGCGCTACGTTACCGCGTCAAAGACGTGAACCACCAAAGCACGACGTACGGGAAGAAAGGGTACATCACCGCTAACGCGACCTATACCGCGCCCGTTTATTACCAAACCAAGCAAAAGACTTTGACGGTGATTAATCCAGCAGGGGTCAACGCCTACCAAAACAAGGACCTGACCAAGCGGACTAAGCATTACCGCCAAGGTCAAGTTCTGAAGGTCAAGAAGCTTGTACGGCATCATTTGACGACGCGGATGCAACTGACGAACGGCCAGTATGTCACAGCAAACAAGAAGTTAGTCATCAGCGGGCAACAAACGATGGTTAAACGCGTACAGACCAAGAAAGCCATAAATCGTTACACCACGGTCAATCTTAAACGAATCAACCACCACTACCGGAAGGGCCAGAAACTAGCCGTTCGCGGATGGGATTACGCGGTCAGTCGTGACTTTAGTCGCAAGGACGTCTTACGTTATCACGTGGATGGCGGGTACATCACCGCTAACCGGACTCAGGTTAAGGTCATCAAATAA
- a CDS encoding thioredoxin family protein, which yields MEQLPKMSSADLKDVVKSGKTMLFFSATWCPDCAFIKPAMPAIEAEYPDFKFIAVDRDENIDLAADLNVFGIPSFIAYADGQEIGRLVNKDRKTKAEVETFINSLSTPAD from the coding sequence ATGGAACAATTACCTAAGATGTCATCCGCTGACTTAAAAGACGTGGTGAAGAGTGGCAAAACCATGCTGTTCTTCTCGGCGACCTGGTGCCCAGATTGCGCATTTATCAAGCCTGCGATGCCTGCCATTGAAGCGGAATACCCCGACTTTAAGTTTATTGCGGTTGATCGGGATGAGAATATCGATTTGGCTGCAGATCTCAATGTCTTTGGGATTCCTAGCTTTATCGCCTACGCTGATGGTCAAGAAATCGGCCGCTTAGTGAACAAGGATCGCAAGACCAAGGCAGAAGTTGAGACCTTTATCAATTCGTTATCAACACCTGCCGACTAA